A section of the Kribbella sp. HUAS MG21 genome encodes:
- a CDS encoding ATP-binding cassette domain-containing protein: MTNTGTAIRVRGLQKSYGKLEVLRGVDFDVERGSIFALLGSNGAGKTTIVRILATLLKADAGSADVNGFDVATRAPEVRKSFSLTGQFAAVDDILSGRENLVLVAKLRHVANPGAVADDLLRRFSLTEAGGRRVATYSGGMRRRLDIAMSLIGEPAVIFLDEPTTGLDPEARVEVWETVRSLAVRGTTVLLTTQYLEEAEQLADRIAILHQGRIIANGTLSELKRLLPPAEIEYVEKQPSLEDVFFAIVGDTARATSDSE, encoded by the coding sequence ATGACGAACACCGGGACCGCGATCCGCGTGCGCGGCCTGCAGAAGTCGTACGGGAAGCTGGAGGTGCTGCGCGGCGTCGACTTCGACGTCGAGCGCGGCAGCATCTTCGCGTTGCTCGGCTCGAACGGCGCCGGCAAGACGACGATCGTGCGGATCCTCGCCACGCTGCTGAAGGCCGACGCGGGCTCGGCGGACGTCAACGGCTTCGACGTGGCCACCCGGGCGCCGGAGGTGCGGAAGTCGTTCAGTCTCACCGGCCAGTTCGCCGCCGTCGACGACATCCTCAGCGGCCGGGAGAACCTCGTACTCGTCGCAAAGCTGCGGCATGTCGCGAACCCCGGTGCGGTCGCCGACGACCTGCTGCGGCGGTTCTCGCTGACGGAGGCCGGCGGGCGGCGCGTGGCGACGTACTCCGGCGGGATGCGCCGCCGGCTGGACATCGCGATGAGCCTGATCGGCGAGCCTGCGGTGATCTTCCTCGACGAGCCGACGACCGGCCTCGACCCGGAGGCGCGGGTCGAGGTGTGGGAGACCGTCCGGAGCCTCGCCGTACGCGGTACGACGGTGCTGCTGACGACGCAGTACCTCGAGGAGGCCGAGCAGCTCGCGGACCGGATCGCGATCCTCCACCAGGGCCGGATCATTGCCAACGGCACCCTTTCCGAACTGAAGCGGCTGCTGCCGCCCGCCGAGATCGAGTACGTCGAGAAGCAGCCGTCGCTCGAGGACGTGTTCTTCGCGATCGTCGGCGACACCGCCCGGGCCACGTCGGACAGCGAGTAG
- a CDS encoding VTT domain-containing protein codes for MTESDQQPAASRWRRFVPWEGPVTRGDLALMGAIIGVVAIGLALRPVKPFLLASHPVLLEFLTGDLIAVGAAAAFARIGEAPLWLVIVAGATGMVKFDWLTWWTGRRWGLGIIKMFTTSERAVRFAARAKELSPWTLRIAVVLALFPGVPTPVIYAMAAWAGMRLVTFLLLDLAGAALMTGLVATLGYSAGQQAVDLVLLIDRYASVVSLTLLATAALIPLAKRLLRRGRPRRRSSA; via the coding sequence ATGACCGAGTCGGACCAGCAACCCGCCGCGTCCCGATGGCGCCGGTTCGTGCCCTGGGAAGGCCCCGTCACCCGGGGCGACCTCGCCCTGATGGGCGCGATCATCGGGGTGGTCGCGATCGGGCTGGCGCTCCGGCCGGTCAAACCGTTCCTGCTCGCGTCGCACCCGGTGCTGCTGGAGTTCCTCACCGGCGACCTGATCGCGGTCGGCGCGGCCGCGGCCTTCGCGCGGATCGGCGAGGCTCCGCTCTGGCTGGTCATCGTGGCCGGGGCCACGGGGATGGTGAAGTTCGACTGGCTGACCTGGTGGACCGGGCGGCGCTGGGGGCTCGGCATCATCAAGATGTTCACGACGAGCGAGCGCGCCGTACGCTTCGCCGCGCGGGCCAAGGAGCTCAGCCCCTGGACGCTCCGGATCGCCGTCGTGCTCGCCCTGTTCCCGGGCGTTCCCACTCCGGTCATCTACGCCATGGCGGCGTGGGCAGGCATGCGGCTGGTCACGTTCCTGCTCCTCGACCTCGCCGGCGCCGCGCTGATGACCGGGCTGGTGGCGACCCTCGGCTACAGCGCCGGCCAGCAAGCTGTCGACCTGGTGCTCCTGATCGACAGGTACGCGAGCGTCGTGAGTCTGACGCTGCTCGCGACCGCGGCCCTGATCCCCCTGGCCAAGCGCCTGCTGCGGCGCGGTCGCCCACGTCGCCGCAGTTCTGCTTGA
- a CDS encoding pyridoxamine 5'-phosphate oxidase family protein: MGARFAQLAFTEAVRAQQRLHGSDRAYRGTAVETASGDLLGPGEADFIADRESFYIASVSETGWPYIQHRGGPRGFLRVLDERTLGFADLRGNRQYITRGNLQNSDRVALFLMDYALQARLKLLGHARVSEDPDILRQVVVPDYPGKVEGAVLIEIEGWDWNCRQHIPQLFGREVVEQAIGSLRDRIAVLEQENARLRAGLVPGGNR; this comes from the coding sequence ATGGGAGCCAGGTTCGCGCAGTTGGCGTTCACCGAGGCGGTGCGGGCGCAACAGCGGCTGCACGGCAGCGATCGGGCGTACCGCGGAACGGCGGTGGAGACGGCTAGCGGTGATCTCCTGGGGCCGGGCGAGGCGGACTTCATCGCGGACCGCGAGAGCTTCTACATCGCGAGCGTGAGCGAGACCGGCTGGCCGTACATCCAGCATCGCGGCGGCCCGCGGGGCTTCCTGCGGGTTCTCGACGAGCGCACGCTCGGCTTCGCGGACCTGCGGGGAAACCGTCAGTACATCACCCGCGGGAACCTGCAGAACTCCGACCGGGTCGCGCTGTTCCTGATGGACTACGCCTTACAGGCGCGCCTCAAGCTCCTCGGTCACGCCCGGGTGAGCGAGGACCCGGATATCCTGCGGCAGGTGGTCGTCCCGGACTACCCGGGCAAGGTGGAAGGGGCCGTCCTCATCGAGATCGAGGGATGGGACTGGAACTGCCGGCAGCACATTCCGCAGCTGTTCGGCCGTGAGGTGGTCGAGCAGGCGATCGGCTCGCTGCGCGACCGGATCGCCGTACTCGAGCAGGAGAACGCGCGGCTGCGCGCCGGCCTGGTGCCTGGCGGGAACCGATGA
- a CDS encoding CGNR zinc finger domain-containing protein, with amino-acid sequence MSAVSAPLLGEPLPIELANTAYAVRGEPREGLDTVEALADWLEANNDRLPWKLSPQDLAALGDFELTAARELRDAIRTVASAITDDDTDGAAPSGGAIETINHHARWAPQWQELQWEAEPAARVRSAAPPVTATFSYIAQAAIELFVRQRADLRACQGPGCVLFYLQDRPQRRWCSAACGNRARAARHYARHR; translated from the coding sequence ATGAGCGCCGTGTCCGCACCGCTGCTCGGGGAGCCCTTGCCGATCGAGCTCGCGAACACCGCGTACGCCGTACGGGGTGAACCGCGGGAGGGCCTGGACACCGTCGAGGCGCTCGCCGACTGGCTCGAAGCCAACAACGACCGGCTCCCGTGGAAGCTGTCCCCCCAGGACCTGGCCGCCTTGGGCGACTTCGAACTGACGGCGGCCCGTGAACTGCGGGACGCCATCCGTACGGTGGCGAGCGCGATCACCGACGACGACACCGACGGCGCGGCTCCGTCGGGCGGCGCGATCGAGACCATCAACCATCACGCCCGCTGGGCCCCGCAGTGGCAGGAGCTGCAGTGGGAGGCCGAGCCGGCCGCGCGGGTTCGCAGCGCGGCGCCGCCGGTCACCGCGACCTTCTCCTACATCGCCCAGGCGGCGATCGAGCTGTTCGTCCGTCAGCGCGCGGACCTGCGTGCCTGCCAGGGACCGGGCTGCGTGCTGTTCTACCTGCAGGATCGCCCGCAGCGAAGGTGGTGCTCGGCAGCCTGCGGCAACCGCGCCCGCGCCGCCCGGCACTACGCCCGGCACCGCTGA
- a CDS encoding MFS transporter produces the protein MTVSFGLNFSAGVFFAPAASDYGLDVSALAIAAALSTLLTGAAQPSIGRLLDRSGAKRVLLLGLLFSSSSYLVLSLVTQTWQFVAAYTILGGLGFASSSTLTISTLLGRAYGAQAGPALARAAVGINLGQLLMPWAATTLFEPLGVRGTYAVLGGVAVAVTLVLAYALPADTVSRSSTDTSRESLRGRRRLLVSFAFHAATMYVVVLMLPKHASSLGWSVVDAGRLVAVAALAAGITSAVAGNLLHRGRRPEDLLRLLHLLRAASLGLLVAAEGSVGLVVASVVFGVSSFPIIPLTMAVLSRGLDPNRLGRTLAPVWVTHQLSAASGLAVAALIDSSTGSYRAFFALGLGLAAASVALLPTGNAVPLENQENSNEPSALRNR, from the coding sequence ATGACCGTCTCCTTCGGACTGAACTTCTCCGCCGGCGTGTTCTTCGCCCCCGCCGCCTCGGACTACGGACTCGACGTCTCGGCGCTGGCGATCGCCGCCGCGCTGAGCACGTTGCTCACCGGCGCCGCCCAGCCCTCGATCGGTCGGCTGCTGGATCGCAGCGGCGCCAAACGGGTCCTGCTGCTCGGGCTGCTGTTCAGCTCGAGCAGCTACCTGGTGCTCTCCCTGGTCACCCAGACCTGGCAGTTCGTTGCCGCCTACACGATCCTCGGCGGCCTCGGCTTCGCGAGCTCGTCCACTCTCACCATCAGCACCCTGCTCGGTCGGGCATACGGCGCCCAGGCCGGGCCGGCGCTGGCGCGGGCCGCGGTCGGAATCAACCTCGGGCAACTCCTCATGCCGTGGGCCGCGACGACGCTCTTCGAGCCCCTCGGCGTCCGCGGAACCTATGCAGTGCTCGGTGGCGTCGCTGTCGCGGTCACACTCGTCCTCGCATACGCCCTGCCGGCCGACACGGTGAGCAGGTCGTCCACCGACACGTCTCGGGAGAGCCTGCGCGGCCGCCGCCGCTTGCTGGTGTCCTTCGCGTTCCACGCGGCGACGATGTACGTCGTCGTACTCATGCTGCCCAAGCACGCCAGCAGCCTCGGTTGGTCGGTCGTCGACGCAGGCCGCCTGGTCGCGGTCGCCGCGCTGGCTGCCGGAATCACCTCCGCCGTCGCCGGGAACCTGCTGCACCGAGGCCGACGTCCGGAGGACCTGCTGCGGCTCCTCCACCTGCTGCGCGCGGCATCACTCGGCCTGCTCGTCGCGGCCGAAGGTTCGGTCGGACTCGTCGTCGCGTCGGTCGTCTTCGGAGTGTCGTCGTTCCCGATCATCCCGCTCACCATGGCCGTGCTGTCGCGCGGCCTCGATCCGAACCGGCTGGGCCGCACCCTGGCCCCCGTCTGGGTGACGCACCAACTCTCGGCCGCGAGTGGACTCGCCGTGGCCGCGCTCATCGACAGCTCGACCGGCAGCTACCGCGCCTTCTTCGCACTCGGCCTCGGCCTCGCCGCGGCCTCCGTCGCCTTGCTCCCTACCGGCAACGCAGTACCTCTCGAGAATCAGGAGAACAGCAATGAACCAAGTGCGCTACGCAACCGTTGA
- a CDS encoding alpha/beta hydrolase, which produces MNQVRYATVDIDGQSIFYREAGDPANPTLLLLHGFPTSSAMFRNLLPALADSYHLIAPDHLGFGQSGMPTVDEFDYSFDALTDLTLGLLDKLDVRRFALYIQDYGAPIGLRIASRHPERVTALISQSGNAYLDGFTPFWEPLFNHAKDRITYEPDVRKLLTAEATRWQYTHGVPAEFLDRISPDTWTLDQAYLDRPGNQEIQLELFHDYQYNLDGYPAFQEYFRTHRPPTLVAWGKYDEIFGADGATAYARDLPDAEIHLLEAGHFALETHGDEIAALIRGFLQRVVS; this is translated from the coding sequence ATGAACCAAGTGCGCTACGCAACCGTTGACATCGACGGGCAGTCGATCTTCTACCGGGAGGCGGGTGACCCGGCCAACCCGACGCTCTTGCTGCTGCACGGCTTCCCCACCAGCTCCGCCATGTTCCGCAACCTGCTGCCTGCGCTGGCGGATTCGTACCACCTCATCGCGCCCGACCACCTCGGCTTCGGGCAGTCCGGGATGCCGACGGTGGACGAGTTCGACTACTCCTTCGACGCCCTCACCGACCTCACCCTCGGGCTGCTGGACAAGCTCGACGTACGGCGGTTCGCGCTCTACATCCAGGACTACGGAGCACCGATCGGGCTGCGCATCGCCAGCCGCCACCCGGAGCGCGTCACGGCCCTGATCAGCCAGAGCGGCAACGCCTACCTGGACGGGTTCACGCCGTTCTGGGAGCCGCTGTTCAACCACGCCAAGGACCGGATCACCTACGAACCCGACGTCCGCAAACTGCTGACGGCCGAGGCGACGCGGTGGCAGTACACCCACGGCGTGCCGGCCGAGTTCCTGGACCGGATCAGCCCCGACACCTGGACGCTCGACCAGGCGTACCTCGACCGCCCGGGCAACCAGGAGATCCAGCTGGAGTTGTTCCACGACTACCAGTACAACCTCGACGGCTACCCGGCGTTCCAGGAGTACTTCCGCACCCACCGCCCGCCGACACTGGTTGCCTGGGGCAAGTACGACGAGATCTTCGGCGCGGACGGCGCTACCGCCTACGCCCGCGACCTGCCGGACGCCGAGATCCATCTCCTGGAGGCCGGTCACTTCGCTCTCGAAACCCATGGCGACGAGATCGCCGCGCTGATCCGCGGCTTCCTCCAGCGGGTCGTCTCCTGA
- a CDS encoding response regulator transcription factor, producing the protein MDNSITVVVVDGHTLTRYGLARLVGAGAGITLVGECGLAADAPALIASTAPDVVVLDVALPDADGLRLARDLRDRYDDLGIVVLTAQSGDDVLFRALETGVSAFVAKTAPNTEVLGAIRHAAVAAASFTATGLGPALARRGTPPVTVASEPGVALSPRELEILSLLATGVSVPAMAATLFVSLSTAKTYVSRVYEKLGATNRANAIMTAMRLGLLKPELDIPA; encoded by the coding sequence ATGGACAACTCGATCACCGTGGTCGTCGTCGACGGACACACACTGACCCGGTACGGACTGGCGCGACTGGTGGGCGCCGGGGCGGGCATCACCCTCGTCGGCGAATGCGGCCTCGCGGCCGACGCGCCCGCGCTGATCGCGTCGACGGCTCCGGACGTGGTCGTCCTGGACGTCGCACTGCCCGACGCCGACGGACTCCGGCTGGCGCGGGACCTCCGCGACCGGTACGACGACCTGGGCATCGTGGTGCTCACGGCGCAGTCCGGCGACGACGTCCTGTTCCGTGCCCTGGAGACCGGCGTGTCGGCCTTCGTCGCCAAGACCGCCCCGAACACCGAAGTCCTCGGGGCGATCCGGCACGCCGCGGTGGCGGCCGCCTCGTTCACCGCCACCGGCCTCGGCCCCGCCCTGGCGCGCCGCGGCACCCCGCCCGTGACCGTGGCGTCCGAGCCGGGTGTCGCGTTGAGCCCGCGGGAGCTCGAGATCCTGTCGCTGCTGGCGACCGGGGTGTCGGTCCCGGCCATGGCCGCGACGCTGTTCGTCAGCCTGTCGACCGCGAAGACCTACGTCTCCCGCGTCTACGAGAAGCTCGGCGCGACGAACCGCGCGAACGCGATCATGACCGCGATGCGCCTCGGCCTCCTCAAGCCGGAACTCGACATCCCGGCCTGA
- a CDS encoding A24 family peptidase: MDITWSVAGGTIGVAAGLLLRATVFRLSVAPGSPDRSACAKCAAPVWGRFAVRCAHCHGWYGVPLVLEALTAAVFVVLIWRFGGLLDVAPYAFVGALGVALAVVDIDVQRLPNALTLPLYPGLVALFGVVAVVEGRPGDLVRAVLGGLVLGGCYLALAVASGGRLGGGDVKLAGGLGIALGWLGWPALFAGTLLGFLSMGLVGAGLVVARRVTLQQTVSFGPFMLGGALLAVLGSGPGTW; encoded by the coding sequence ATGGACATCACCTGGTCAGTTGCCGGAGGCACCATTGGAGTCGCGGCCGGCTTGTTGCTGCGCGCCACGGTGTTCCGGCTGTCGGTCGCGCCTGGTTCCCCTGACCGCTCGGCGTGCGCGAAGTGTGCTGCGCCGGTCTGGGGACGGTTCGCGGTGCGGTGTGCGCACTGCCACGGCTGGTACGGCGTTCCGCTCGTGCTTGAGGCCCTGACGGCGGCCGTGTTCGTCGTGCTGATCTGGCGGTTCGGTGGGCTGCTCGACGTCGCCCCGTACGCCTTCGTCGGTGCGCTCGGCGTCGCGCTGGCCGTGGTCGACATCGACGTACAACGGCTGCCCAACGCGCTGACCCTGCCGCTGTACCCGGGGCTGGTTGCTCTCTTCGGAGTGGTCGCGGTCGTCGAGGGCCGCCCAGGGGACCTGGTGCGGGCGGTGCTCGGCGGGCTGGTCCTGGGCGGGTGCTACCTCGCGCTGGCTGTCGCCAGCGGCGGGCGCCTCGGTGGCGGCGACGTCAAGCTCGCCGGTGGTCTGGGGATCGCACTCGGCTGGCTGGGCTGGCCGGCGCTGTTCGCCGGAACTCTTCTCGGGTTCCTGAGCATGGGCCTGGTCGGGGCGGGCCTGGTCGTCGCCCGCCGGGTCACCCTCCAGCAGACGGTCAGCTTCGGCCCGTTCATGCTCGGCGGCGCGTTGCTCGCCGTGCTCGGCTCCGGCCCGGGAACTTGGTGA
- a CDS encoding Flp family type IVb pilin, with protein sequence MSHQLLTHVQNAVAETRRDDRGATMIEYGLLLGLVSVLAIPVLLVLGPRIAAMYQAVVAALP encoded by the coding sequence ATGTCTCACCAACTGCTCACCCATGTGCAGAACGCCGTCGCCGAGACGCGGCGCGACGACCGCGGCGCGACCATGATCGAGTACGGCCTGCTCCTCGGCCTGGTCTCGGTGCTCGCGATCCCGGTCCTGCTGGTCCTCGGCCCGCGGATCGCCGCCATGTACCAGGCCGTCGTCGCCGCCCTGCCCTGA
- a CDS encoding TadE family protein, translating to MLPSSVHGSSSADRGATVVEFALLLPLLLLLVLGIIDFGRMLNAQQSLTQAAREGARLVALGQPDVTSRTQAAAGTLSPVGVSVTSSCPTGAGPTSSGAVRTTHTFQFTPGFGSVAGLFGGTGLGGPITLSAQGVMPCET from the coding sequence ATGCTTCCCTCGTCGGTACATGGGAGCAGCAGCGCGGACCGCGGCGCCACCGTCGTCGAGTTCGCGCTCCTGCTTCCCCTCCTGCTGCTGCTCGTGCTGGGCATCATCGACTTCGGCCGGATGCTCAACGCGCAGCAGAGCCTCACCCAGGCGGCCCGGGAAGGCGCCCGGCTCGTCGCTCTCGGACAGCCGGACGTGACGAGCCGCACCCAGGCCGCCGCCGGGACCCTGAGCCCGGTCGGCGTGTCCGTCACGTCCTCGTGCCCGACCGGCGCCGGGCCGACGAGCAGCGGCGCCGTCCGGACCACGCACACGTTCCAGTTCACGCCCGGATTCGGTTCCGTGGCCGGCCTCTTCGGTGGTACCGGTCTCGGCGGCCCGATCACGCTGTCCGCGCAGGGGGTCATGCCGTGCGAAACCTAG
- a CDS encoding Tad domain-containing protein: MPAYVRPMLRMVGADDRGAVGVLVGVLFAAGVLLGMAALTIDAGRLYVERAELQNGADAGSLAVAKTCAGDDGCKPGTAAWYADSNATDSASTVALVCGRDAENVLPNCPQPAGNSGECPPLPTGSETYVDVHTATRTADGSSLLPPVFAQALPGNGGYEGTTVHACARAQWGPAVQSSKSLAMTLSLCAWTQATGGTPPTFGTDVRIFVRDAPNAPTCGGMSEPGAFGWLASDGDCAASVDLTQSGYVAGSDPGKNLSQACQDLLVSYVANKTPIFIPIFDTTTGTGSGATYHLLGLAAFVLTGYANMNPLKDAIPAPFTRSSCPNGATTPSCIYGHFTQALVPVSTTIGGGPNFGATAIKLAG, encoded by the coding sequence GTGCCGGCTTACGTCCGGCCGATGCTGCGGATGGTCGGCGCCGACGACCGGGGCGCCGTCGGAGTGCTGGTCGGCGTCCTGTTCGCCGCCGGTGTGCTGCTCGGCATGGCCGCGCTGACGATCGACGCCGGCCGCTTGTACGTCGAGCGCGCCGAGCTGCAGAACGGCGCCGACGCCGGCTCGCTCGCCGTGGCGAAGACCTGTGCGGGCGACGACGGCTGCAAGCCCGGCACCGCCGCCTGGTACGCCGATTCCAACGCGACGGACAGCGCCTCGACGGTCGCGCTGGTCTGCGGCCGCGACGCTGAGAACGTCCTGCCGAACTGCCCGCAGCCCGCGGGAAACAGCGGCGAATGTCCGCCGTTGCCGACCGGCAGCGAGACGTACGTCGACGTGCACACCGCAACCCGGACTGCCGACGGGTCCTCGCTGCTGCCGCCGGTCTTCGCCCAGGCGCTGCCCGGCAACGGCGGGTACGAAGGAACCACCGTGCACGCCTGCGCCCGCGCACAGTGGGGTCCGGCGGTGCAGAGCTCGAAGTCGCTCGCGATGACGCTGTCGTTGTGCGCCTGGACCCAGGCGACCGGCGGTACGCCGCCGACGTTCGGGACCGACGTACGGATCTTCGTCCGTGACGCACCCAACGCGCCGACCTGTGGCGGCATGAGCGAACCCGGCGCCTTCGGCTGGCTGGCCTCCGACGGCGACTGCGCCGCGTCGGTCGACCTCACCCAGAGCGGGTACGTCGCCGGCAGCGACCCCGGCAAGAACCTGAGCCAGGCCTGCCAGGACCTGCTGGTGTCGTACGTCGCCAACAAGACGCCGATCTTCATCCCGATCTTCGACACGACCACCGGCACCGGCAGCGGCGCCACCTACCACCTGCTCGGACTGGCCGCGTTCGTGCTCACCGGCTACGCGAACATGAACCCGCTCAAGGACGCGATCCCGGCGCCCTTCACCCGTTCCTCCTGCCCGAACGGCGCGACCACGCCGTCCTGCATCTACGGCCACTTCACCCAGGCCCTCGTCCCCGTTTCGACCACCATCGGCGGCGGCCCGAACTTCGGCGCCACGGCCATCAAGCTCGCCGGCTAG
- the cpaB gene encoding Flp pilus assembly protein CpaB — MKRRVATIVLAVVLAALGTGAVLVYVNRADARAVAGQQAVTVLVAGKAIPSGTTARDAKAALRKETLPASSVPSDAVAEISPAQEALVTSSDLSPGQLLRNSVLVTAAQATGGLAIPDGKVAVTITLCTPEAVAGNIRVGSDVAVFGTLVVGSNDASAQPNCSGQHKLQVGKGIGNTRVVIPKVRVLSIGPAARADAEAETTGIGQQNTSAKNDPILVTFAVNQDDAERLILLTQTGLPYLALHGPSAQIKPDDHLVPQFPPAPKK; from the coding sequence ATGAAACGTCGAGTTGCGACCATCGTCCTGGCGGTGGTGCTGGCGGCGCTCGGGACGGGTGCCGTACTGGTCTACGTCAACCGCGCGGACGCTCGCGCCGTGGCCGGACAGCAAGCCGTCACCGTTCTCGTGGCCGGCAAGGCGATCCCGTCCGGTACGACGGCCCGCGACGCGAAAGCCGCGCTGCGCAAGGAAACGCTGCCCGCGTCCTCGGTGCCGTCGGACGCCGTCGCCGAGATCTCCCCCGCCCAGGAGGCGCTCGTCACCTCCAGCGACCTCAGCCCCGGCCAGCTGCTGCGGAACTCGGTCCTGGTGACCGCGGCGCAGGCGACGGGCGGACTGGCGATCCCGGACGGGAAGGTCGCGGTCACGATCACGTTGTGCACGCCGGAGGCCGTGGCCGGGAACATCCGGGTCGGTTCGGATGTCGCGGTGTTCGGCACGCTGGTTGTCGGCAGCAACGATGCGTCGGCACAGCCGAACTGCTCCGGCCAGCACAAGCTGCAGGTCGGCAAGGGCATCGGCAACACCAGGGTCGTCATCCCCAAGGTGCGGGTGCTGTCCATCGGGCCGGCCGCCCGCGCCGACGCCGAGGCCGAAACGACCGGCATCGGGCAGCAGAACACGTCCGCCAAGAACGATCCGATCCTGGTCACGTTCGCCGTCAACCAGGACGACGCCGAGCGGCTGATCCTGCTCACCCAGACCGGCTTGCCGTACCTGGCGCTGCACGGCCCGTCCGCGCAGATCAAGCCGGACGACCACCTCGTCCCCCAGTTCCCGCCGGCGCCGAAGAAGTAA
- a CDS encoding AAA family ATPase: protein MTIYCQPAGAPGDLIASLGGNVRSVDDLDAAWRVLGEDTSEDLVVVGSVADLAAALRFTARLRLERPAVGVILVRDQVDVALLTDALRAGVREVVTADDPAALVEACERSRSVSGRVRAELRVGEERPEEHHGKVVTVFAAKGGCGKTTLAINLAAALAAGGTHRICLVDLDLSFGDVAISVQVEPVRTISDALPMAGHLDTTGAASLLTPYRPGLDILLAPVTPGDAERIPAALVGELLGLLRTMYDFVVIDTPAQFSEHVLTAMDASDHHVLLTTPDTPALKNLRIALDMLDLLSYSRDIRSVLVNRSDSKVGLSPADVEHVVHSAISAQVPSSRNVPVSINRGTPIVFATPTHPVSQAIIRFARERLLNQPIPTRAKAFARRAEGRR from the coding sequence ATGACCATCTACTGCCAGCCGGCCGGCGCGCCGGGAGACTTGATCGCGAGCCTCGGCGGGAACGTCCGCTCGGTGGACGACCTCGACGCCGCGTGGCGAGTCCTGGGCGAAGACACGTCCGAGGATCTCGTCGTCGTCGGCAGCGTCGCGGACCTGGCCGCCGCCTTGCGGTTCACCGCGCGGCTACGCCTGGAGCGGCCCGCCGTCGGCGTGATCCTGGTCCGGGACCAGGTCGACGTCGCGCTCCTGACCGACGCCTTGCGGGCCGGCGTCCGCGAGGTCGTCACCGCGGACGACCCGGCCGCCCTGGTCGAGGCCTGCGAGCGCTCGCGGTCGGTGTCCGGCCGGGTGCGGGCCGAACTGCGGGTCGGCGAGGAGCGCCCCGAGGAGCATCACGGCAAGGTCGTCACCGTGTTCGCCGCCAAAGGCGGCTGTGGCAAGACCACCCTCGCGATCAACCTGGCCGCGGCGCTGGCCGCCGGCGGGACGCACCGGATCTGCCTCGTCGACCTCGATCTCTCCTTCGGCGACGTGGCGATCAGCGTCCAGGTGGAGCCGGTGCGCACGATCAGCGACGCACTGCCGATGGCCGGCCACCTCGACACGACCGGCGCGGCGTCGCTGCTGACGCCGTACCGGCCGGGTCTCGACATCCTGCTGGCACCCGTCACTCCCGGCGACGCGGAGCGGATCCCGGCCGCGCTCGTGGGCGAACTGCTCGGCCTGCTGCGCACCATGTACGACTTCGTCGTGATCGACACGCCGGCGCAGTTCAGCGAGCACGTGCTCACCGCCATGGACGCGTCCGACCACCACGTGCTGCTGACCACGCCTGACACCCCGGCGCTGAAGAACCTGCGGATCGCGCTGGACATGCTGGATCTGCTCTCCTACTCGCGCGACATCCGGTCGGTGCTGGTCAACCGATCGGACTCGAAGGTCGGCCTGTCCCCCGCCGACGTCGAGCACGTGGTGCACAGCGCGATCAGCGCGCAGGTGCCGTCCAGCCGCAACGTCCCCGTCTCGATCAACCGCGGTACGCCGATCGTGTTCGCGACGCCGACCCATCCGGTCAGCCAGGCGATCATCCGGTTCGCGCGCGAGCGGCTGCTGAACCAGCCGATCCCCACCCGGGCCAAGGCCTTCGCCCGGCGGGCCGAAGGGCGGCGATGA